A genomic window from Chitinophaga pollutisoli includes:
- the traJ gene encoding conjugative transposon protein TraJ — protein MKLKMAAVASLLLLSPLAAFCSDISDTIRGMHGILDSLYDKMLPRVSTLEGYAIAIAGFAATFYIGYRVWKHIANAEAIDFFPLFRPFVLGFCIVNFKLVIITINTILSPTVVGTRALVDNTNKSIERLLAKKEEEMKKTRNYLMYGVNDGAGDRDLWMRYTHYDEWNNEDIFDSIGNDLEFAMSKVEFSMKTWFKEFIAFILELFYEAASLCINTLRTFNLIVCALIGPFVFAIACFDGFTHTLTVYLARYANFYLWLPVANLLGAVLGMIQEDMLLLDLEQMSKYGDTFFTTADIGYMIFMIIGIFSFFSIPNIASTIVNPGMASNLTIQVGQAARNILGTTTKVAGMGIGAAAGATGMAADALGDAYGKILGGASGSGSSGGYFNDKLKG, from the coding sequence ATGAAATTGAAAATGGCCGCAGTGGCCTCCCTCCTGCTCCTTTCCCCACTCGCTGCTTTCTGTAGCGATATCTCAGATACCATCCGTGGCATGCACGGCATTTTGGATTCCCTCTATGATAAAATGCTCCCGCGGGTAAGTACGCTGGAAGGGTATGCTATCGCCATTGCCGGGTTTGCGGCCACCTTTTACATCGGCTACCGCGTATGGAAACACATCGCAAATGCGGAGGCCATCGACTTTTTCCCTCTTTTTCGCCCGTTCGTATTAGGATTTTGTATCGTCAACTTTAAGCTGGTGATCATCACCATCAATACAATTTTATCTCCTACGGTTGTAGGCACCCGTGCCTTGGTGGACAATACCAATAAATCCATCGAGCGTCTGCTGGCCAAGAAGGAAGAAGAAATGAAGAAGACTCGGAACTATCTCATGTACGGCGTTAATGACGGCGCAGGTGACCGGGATCTGTGGATGAGATATACACACTATGATGAGTGGAATAACGAAGACATCTTCGATAGTATCGGTAATGATCTTGAATTCGCCATGAGCAAAGTGGAGTTCAGCATGAAAACATGGTTCAAAGAATTTATTGCTTTCATCCTTGAACTATTCTATGAAGCCGCATCGCTTTGCATCAATACCCTTCGCACCTTCAACCTCATCGTCTGTGCGCTGATTGGTCCATTTGTATTTGCCATTGCCTGCTTTGACGGGTTTACACACACGCTGACCGTCTACCTCGCTCGATATGCAAACTTCTATCTGTGGCTTCCAGTCGCCAACCTGCTCGGCGCTGTGCTGGGCATGATACAGGAAGATATGCTGTTACTGGATTTGGAGCAAATGTCAAAATACGGAGACACCTTCTTTACCACCGCCGACATCGGGTACATGATCTTTATGATCATCGGTATTTTCTCCTTCTTCTCCATTCCCAACATTGCCTCCACTATCGTTAATCCTGGTATGGCCTCCAATCTCACCATTCAGGTAGGTCAGGCAGCCCGTAACATTTTAGGGACTACAACCAAAGTAGCTGGTATGGGCATCGGCGCAGCAGCTGGTGCTACCGGCATGGCGGCAGATGCACTTGGTGATGCCTACGGTAAAATACTGGGCGGCGCTTCCGGTAGTGGCTCCAGCGGTGGATACTTCAACGACAAGCTGAAAGGCTAG
- the traK gene encoding conjugative transposon protein TraK, with protein sequence MFKQLNNIDNAFKHVRLFTFVIIISLTTLCGYCVWYSIANVTEANNRIYVLSNGQALAATASTRAENIPVEAKHHILMFHQQFFTLSPDEKAIHANIAKSLYLADITAKEAYDNLQEKGFYAAVVSGNVSQEVICDSIQLLTTTYPYPFQFFGKQRIIRSSAIVTRSLITTGSVRNVGRSDNNPHGFLIEKWSTLENKDLEYKPR encoded by the coding sequence ATGTTCAAGCAGCTCAACAATATAGACAACGCCTTCAAGCATGTCAGGCTCTTCACTTTCGTCATCATTATTTCTTTGACCACATTGTGCGGCTATTGTGTCTGGTATTCCATAGCTAATGTAACGGAGGCCAATAACCGCATCTACGTGCTGAGCAACGGCCAGGCACTAGCCGCCACCGCTTCCACCCGAGCAGAGAACATCCCAGTGGAAGCCAAACACCATATCCTGATGTTTCATCAGCAGTTCTTTACCCTGAGTCCTGATGAGAAAGCCATCCATGCCAACATCGCCAAATCACTTTATCTGGCAGACATCACCGCCAAAGAAGCCTACGACAACCTCCAGGAAAAGGGCTTCTATGCCGCCGTGGTATCGGGAAATGTCAGCCAGGAAGTGATCTGCGACAGCATTCAGCTATTGACTACCACCTATCCCTATCCCTTTCAGTTTTTCGGCAAGCAGCGCATTATCCGGTCCAGCGCGATTGTAACCCGTAGCCTGATTACCACTGGATCGGTACGCAACGTAGGCCGGTCAGACAACAACCCGCACGGCTTCCTGATCGAAAAATGGTCCACCCTGGAAAACAAAGATCTCGAATACAAACCTCGCTAA
- the traM gene encoding conjugative transposon protein TraM, translated as MSLSNKTRKKVARAILPLLLVPFAALIYYVVGDVSSGTEEPPSPKGLNVQLPSPNQQDKGLDKLDTYRKAAADSAKRRDQESSTMMDYFSMRREQPETDQTQLPTGAVESPFSPNHPSYGSVNSRTGYATGRNEKQLSVLENKLQHIQQTIDRGPEPPPPSYTMPASPDPALAQLESQMDALQRGISGDNELNQMGGMLKDILDIQHPERVRERIRQQSAAKSGAAFPVTSIPRSATSAYFGGVTSPADTGKPKMVGAQPSKSVFYDNTAGNDTLFNQYLAIQAAIHEQQSLVSGATVKIRLLQSVYVDGRLIPEGTFIFGSCQLTGERLGIEVTSIRTGTALFPVKLTVYDLDGNAGIRIPGSINRDASKESADQAIQSAAFGTLDPSIGAQAASAGIETARKMLSRKIKLVRVTLSADYPILLYNKQ; from the coding sequence ATGTCTTTATCTAACAAAACTAGAAAGAAAGTCGCACGGGCGATATTGCCATTGCTCTTGGTCCCATTTGCAGCCCTTATCTATTATGTAGTGGGCGATGTGTCTTCCGGCACCGAAGAACCACCTTCCCCCAAAGGCCTCAATGTTCAGCTGCCTTCACCTAATCAACAAGACAAAGGACTGGACAAGCTCGACACCTACCGGAAGGCAGCGGCTGATTCTGCCAAACGCCGGGACCAGGAAAGCTCTACCATGATGGACTATTTCTCCATGAGACGGGAGCAACCTGAAACTGACCAAACGCAATTACCTACCGGCGCTGTAGAAAGTCCGTTCTCGCCAAACCATCCATCCTACGGTTCAGTCAATAGCCGAACGGGCTATGCCACTGGCCGAAATGAAAAACAGCTGTCCGTGCTGGAAAACAAGCTCCAGCACATTCAGCAAACCATCGACCGCGGACCTGAGCCGCCTCCACCATCCTATACGATGCCAGCCAGCCCTGATCCTGCTCTGGCACAATTAGAAAGTCAAATGGATGCACTGCAGCGGGGCATTTCAGGTGATAATGAACTTAATCAAATGGGCGGCATGCTTAAAGACATTCTTGATATCCAGCATCCCGAGCGCGTAAGAGAAAGGATTCGTCAGCAATCGGCAGCGAAGAGCGGCGCCGCATTTCCGGTGACCAGCATTCCCAGGTCTGCAACCAGCGCCTACTTCGGAGGCGTCACCAGCCCCGCCGATACCGGCAAACCTAAAATGGTCGGGGCTCAACCATCTAAAAGTGTATTCTACGACAATACTGCGGGCAACGATACACTCTTTAACCAATACCTGGCGATACAGGCCGCCATTCATGAACAACAGTCGCTGGTTTCAGGGGCTACCGTGAAAATCCGCCTTCTCCAATCAGTATATGTCGATGGCCGATTGATACCTGAAGGCACGTTCATCTTCGGATCCTGCCAGCTCACCGGAGAGCGACTGGGCATTGAAGTGACCAGCATCAGGACCGGTACGGCTCTTTTCCCGGTCAAGCTTACCGTATACGACCTGGATGGCAATGCCGGGATCCGCATACCGGGATCCATTAACCGGGACGCCTCAAAAGAATCTGCTGATCAGGCTATCCAATCAGCCGCTTTTGGAACGCTCGACCCCAGCATCGGCGCCCAGGCTGCCTCCGCCGGCATTGAGACCGCCCGCAAAATGCTGTCCCGAAAGATCAAACTGGTCCGTGTCACTTTGAGTGCGGACTATCCGATCCTGCTTTACAATAAACAGTAA